From the genome of Brienomyrus brachyistius isolate T26 chromosome 8, BBRACH_0.4, whole genome shotgun sequence, one region includes:
- the yod1 gene encoding ubiquitin thioesterase OTU1 codes for MLRLRCKAKNGTHLMQGLTHQSCVQELKDKVAQLTGIPCDVQKIMVGYPPSSLDLHNGDAHLKDYPIKSGDTLIIEEEKNRPKPEAEAAAAVESKAPRLESIAVLVRRAVPADNSCLFTSIYYAVEGGVYDPGCAPEMRGLIAQIVASDPTAYSEAVLGRSNEDYCSWIRRDDTWGGAIEVSILSKFYQCEICVVDTQTVRVDRFGEDAGYQRRVLLIYDGIHYDPLQREAEGQPPQTIFSAADDVVLAQALELADEARRKRQFTDVNRFALRCMVCQMGLVGQAEARVHAKETGHANFGEV; via the exons ATGCTACGTCTGCGCTGCAAGGCCAAGAACGGCACACACCTGATGCAAGGTCTTACACACCAGTCCTGCGTGCAGGAGCTGAAGGATAAGGTGGCGCAGCTGACGGGCATCCCGTGCGATGTGCAGAAGATCATGGTGGGCTACCCACCCTCCAGTCTGGATCTCCACAACGGCGATGCCCATCTGAAGGACTATCCCATCAAGTCTG GTGACACGCTCATTATAGAGGAGGAGAAGAACAGGCCGAAGCCTGAGGCTGAAGCAGCGGCAGCGGTGGAGAGCAAAGCCCCCCGGCTGGAATCCATCGCCGTCCTGGTGCGCCGTGCAGTCCCGGCAGACAACTCGTGCCTCTTTACCAGTATCTACTATGCAGTGGAGGGTGGTGTGTATGACCCAGGCTGCGCCCCAGAGATGCGGGGCCTCATCGCGCAGATCGTAGCCAGCGACCCCACTGCCTACTCCGAAGCTGTGCTGGGGCGCAGCAACGAGGACTACTGCTCCTGGATTCGGCGTGACGACACCTGGGGTGGAGCTATCGAGGTCTCCATCCTATCcaagttctaccagtgcgagaTCTGCGTGGTGGACACGCAGACAGTGCGCGTCGACCGATTTGGCGAGGACGCAGGGTATCAGCGGCGCGTGCTGCTCATCTACGACGGCATCCACTACGACCCACTGCAGCGGGAGGCTGAGGGCCAGCCGCCGCAGACCATCTTCTCGGCGGCGGACGACGTGGTCCTGGCGCAGGCGCTGGAGTTGGCCGACGAGGCACGGCGGAAGAGGCAGTTCACGGACGTCAACCGCTTCGCGCTGCGCTGCATGGTGTGCCAGATGGGCCTGGTAGGACAGGCAGAGGCTCGTGTGCATGCCAAGGAAACAGGCCACGCCAATTTCGGGGAAGTGTGA